One genomic segment of Ipomoea triloba cultivar NCNSP0323 chromosome 9, ASM357664v1 includes these proteins:
- the LOC116029796 gene encoding zinc finger BED domain-containing protein RICESLEEPER 2-like has product MCLYCKDKLSTGGRGASTSHLKRHSEICLQKKLHISQENKQTTLQFLPPIESGGNPFIIPGGKYSNEKMREIIASAIMVHEQPFSIVEDEVFMWAFEYANSNLRNVTRKTARSDCLQLYEAEKNTLKKILNNVSKVSITIDRWKSSHQVVEYMVVNGHFVDASWNLQKRVLNFVKVPPPRRGTDIANAIFKCLRGWGIENKIFSVTVDNGSYNDSCDKLSTGGRGASTSHLKRHSEICLQKKLHISQENKQTTLQFLPPIESGGNPFIIPGGKYSNEKMREIIASAIMVHEQPFSIVEDEVFMWAFEYANSNLRNVTRKTARSDCLQLYEAEKNTLKKILNNVSKVSITIDRWKSSHQVVEYMVVNGHFVDASWNLQKRVLNFVKVPPPRRGTDIANAIFKCLRGWGIENKIFSVTVDNGSYNDSCVRSLKENMSLSSKMVLDGQLFHVRCCAHILNLLVQDGLSTIKDVILNVRESVKFINFSDARLKSFHEVVELKGLKERKLVLDCPTRWNSTYLMLCTAAKFKYAFSYYNEKEPHYKYAPSFEDWDKIEKVCQLLEVFNDATHVISGSDYPTSNLYLAEIQRVKKAIDNATESFDMFMSEMEIPMKAKFDKYCGECNLLMSIACVLDPRMKLNSIKITFPLLYKTQSDVDKNVEKVKRALEELYLDYVNLFSQDASSTSGHSEFNVESTNVVHGVQQMDKGMQKILTMVHRNQSIPLTKSELEIYLEENLVIHSCSSSSFCALGWWKDNSLKFKVLSKMAADILVVPISSVASESTFSAGGRVINEYRASLNEQSIEALICGGDWLRNKYGLKKKEKEDSGQEEITLKP; this is encoded by the exons ATGTGCTTGTATTGTAAGGATAAGTTATCTACTGGTGGAAGGGGGGCAAGCACTAGCCATCTTAAGAGGCACTCAGAGATTTGCTTGCAGAAAAAGTTGCATATCTCTcaagaaaataagcaaacaaCGCTACAATTTCTCCCGCCTATTGAATCTGGAGGAAATCCTTTCATTATTCCTGGTGGTAAATACTCCAATGAAAAGATGAGAGAGATTATTGCTAGTGCAATCATGGTGCATGAGCAACCATTTAGCATCGTAGAGGATGAAGTGTTCATGTGGGCTTTTGAATATGCAAATTCAAATTTAAGAAATGTCACTCGTAAAACAGCAAGAAGCGATTGTTTGCAATTGTATGAAGCTGAAAAGAATACTTtgaaaaaaattttgaataatgtgAGTAAGGTTAGCATTACAATAGACAGGTGGAAGTCAAGTCACCAAGTAGTTGAGTACATGGTTGTAAACGGTCATTTTGTTGATGCAAGTTGGAACCTTCAAAAGAGAGTTTTGAATTTTGTCAAAGTGCCTCCTCCTAGACGGGGAACAGATATAGCAAATGCTATTTTTAAGTGTTTGAGAGGATGGGGTATTGAGAATAAAATATTCTCAGTAACCGTTGACAATGGATCTTACAATGACTCTTGT GATAAGTTATCTACTGGTGGAAGGGGGGCAAGCACTAGCCATCTTAAGAGGCACTCAGAGATTTGCTTGCAGAAAAAGTTGCATATCTCTcaagaaaataagcaaacaaCGCTACAATTTCTCCCGCCTATTGAATCTGGAGGAAATCCTTTCATTATTCCTGGTGGTAAATACTCCAATGAAAAGATGAGAGAGATTATTGCTAGTGCAATCATGGTGCATGAGCAACCATTTAGCATCGTAGAGGATGAAGTGTTCATGTGGGCTTTTGAATATGCAAATTCAAATTTAAGAAATGTCACTCGTAAAACAGCAAGAAGCGATTGTTTGCAATTGTATGAAGCTGAAAAGAATACTTtgaaaaaaattttgaataatgtgAGTAAGGTTAGCATTACAATAGACAGGTGGAAGTCAAGTCACCAAGTAGTTGAGTACATGGTTGTAAACGGTCATTTTGTTGATGCAAGTTGGAACCTTCAAAAGAGAGTTTTGAATTTTGTCAAAGTGCCTCCTCCTAGACGGGGAACAGATATAGCAAATGCTATTTTTAAGTGTTTGAGAGGATGGGGTATTGAGAATAAAATATTCTCAGTAACCGTTGACAATGGATCTTACAATGACTCTTGTGTAAGAAGTTTGAAAGAAAATATGTCATTGAGCAGTAAAATGGTACTTGATGGACAATTATTCCATGTTAGATGTTGTGCTCACATTCTGAATTTGTTAGTGCAAGATGGCCTTAGCACTATTAAAGATGTCATTCTCAATGTTCGTGAAAGTGTCAAGTTTATAAATTTTTCAGATGCAAGGTTAAAATCATTTCATGAAGTTGTTGAATTAAAAGGATTGAAAGAGAGGAAACTTGTTCTTGATTGTCCAACAAGATGGAACTCTACATACTTGATGTTGTGTACTGCGGCTAAATTTAAATATGCCTTTTCATATTACAATGAAAAAGAACCACATTATAAGTATGCACCATCATTTGAGGATTGGGACAAGATTGAGAAGGTTTGTCAACTTTTGGAGGTTTTTAACGATGCCACACATGTCATATCAGGTAGTGATTACCCTACTTCTAACTTGTATCTTGCTGAAATTCAAAGGGTGAAAAAGGCTATTGATAATGCAACTGAGTCTTTTGATATGTTCATGAGTGAGATGGAAATACCTATGAAagcaaaatttgataaatattgtgGGGAATGTAATTTGCTAATGTCTATTGCATGTGTTTTAGATCCAAGGATGAAGTTAAATAGTATTAAGATAACTTTTCCCTTGTTGTATAAAACACAAAGTGATGTTGATAAGAATGTGGAAAAGGTGAAAAGGGCATTAGAAGAATTATATCTTGATTATGTGAACTTGTTTAGTCAAGATGCTTCCTCTACTAGTGGACATAGTGAATTCAATGTTGAAAGCACCAATGTGGTTCATGGTGTACAGCAAATGGATAAAGGGATGCAAAAGATATTGACTATGGTCCACCGAAATCAATCAATTCCTCTTACAAAATCAGAGTTGGAGATTTATCTTGAGGAAAATCTTGTTATTCattcttgttcttcttcatctttttgtGCCTTAGGGTGGTGGAAAGATAATAGTTTAAAGTTCAAAGTTTTGTCAAAGATGGCTGCTGATATACTAGTTGTTCCTATTTCAAGTGTGGCATCTGAATCCACATTTAGTGCCGGGGGAAGGGTGATTAATGAATATCGTGCTAGCTTAAATGAACAATCTATTGAAGCTCTTATTTGTGGTGGGGATTGGCTTCGTAACAAGTATGGgttgaagaaaaaagaaaag GAGGATTCTGGACAAGAGGAGATTACGCTTAAGCCGTGA
- the LOC116029797 gene encoding uncharacterized protein LOC116029797: MKRSKKAKPHVPRRGTSQPEGVGSSSVAEYTGDPTTIIMNPVYVSQVPFQEIQDNRASLASNLASPGNPISPSVENEEVANPMPMAANLGENVIANPDDKLYQSPLALNRACQLLDEESKEERVNIQKGIFTPKPRVPNSSPSDTLEKDLYVFLEEERETEPQNEDTEINFHPSMLNTEHLTTQSVETPVPTRTKHLPTQNVETPVPTPSTDKIERKRKRVDPFEGADPRAKRPEDFPISARPPRGRPNIPPPRKPKTNKKKQKETEEETSWNSEKEASETEEISENVGTRTRARKSLRKHTAKEKRKQWLKRKVISEILTHSQLLGTVTNIELYEESVIHEFYNNLGAGTSTPSDPMYGKIYLRGKFYDFTPSLINDYMGTSTIENSTSINSEQVAQELTAGNVSFEKNKIKAASLTSKYAILQKIALVNWMPSLHENTVKWSLAELLYKIGKRIKINFGEIVHSQIMNLVGNGTPKASLIFPNLIYTLLVQQALKQQKPTIPVKTLSITIKLRKGTHQNDLTTTTPKEDPTDKTILMKYF, encoded by the exons ATGAAAAGGTCAAAGAAAGCTAAACCTCACGTTCCTCGGAGGGGAACTTCGCAACCCGAAGGCGTCGGCAGCTCCTCTGTTGCAGAGTACACCGGCGACCCAACCACCATCATCATGAACCCAGTATATGTGTCACAGGTGCCGTTCCAAGAGATTCAAGACAACAGAGCATCACTCGCCTCAAATCTTGCATCTCCAGGTAATCCGATCTCACCCTCTGTCGAAAATGAAGAAGTAGCTAACCCTATGCCAATGGCGGCTAATCTGGGGGAGAATGTGATTGCAAATCCGGATGATAAACTCTATCAATCCCCGTTGGCCCTCAATCGGGCGTGTCAACTGTTAGATGAAGAATCGAAAGAAGAACGAGTGAATATCCAAAAGGGGATTTTTACACCCAAACCTAGGGTTCCAAATTCGTCCCCCTCGGACACTCTTGAGAAGGATCTATATGTTTTTCtggaagaagaaagagaaacagAGCCTCAAAATGAGGACACTGAGATTAATTTCCATCCTAGTATGTTAAATACAGAACACCTCACAACTCAAAGTGTTGAAACCCCTGTCCCAACACGTACAAAACACCTCCCGACTCAAAATGTTGAAACCCCTGTTCCAACACCATCAACAGacaaaatagagagaaaaaggaaGAGAGTAGATCCATTTGAAGGGGCAGATCCGCGGGCTAAAAGACCTGAAGATTTCCCAATTTCAGCCAGACCCCCTAGAGGAAGACCTAACATACCACCTCCAAGAAAACCAAAGACAAACAAGAAAAAGCAAAAGGAAACAGAAGAGGAGACCAGCTGGAACAGTGAGAAAGAAGCAAGTGAAACTGAAGAGATATCAGAAAATGTGGGGACAAGAACACGTGCAAGAAAGTCACTAAGGAAACACACTgccaaagaaaaaagaaaacagtgGCTGAAGAGGAAAGTG ATCTCAGAAATTCTCACTCACAGTCAATTGCTTGGAACAGTAACAAACATTGAACTATATGAAGAAAGTGTCATTCATGAATTTTACAACAATCTGGGAGCAGGAACATCAACCCCAAGTGATCCAATGTACGGGAAGATCTACCTAAGAGGTAAATTCTATGACTTTACACCCTCCTTGATTAATGACTACATGGGCACCTCAACCATAGAAAACTCTACAAGCATCAATAGTGAACAAGTTGCCCAAGAACTGACAGCTGGTAATGTAAGCTTTGAGAAGAACAAAATCAAAGCAGCCTCTCTAACAAGCAAGTATGCCATACTCCAAAAGATTGCTCTGGTTAACTGGATGCCCTCACTCCATGAAAACACTGTTAAGTGGAGTCTAGCAGAACTACTATACAAGATTGGTAAAAGAATCAAGATCAACTTTGGAGAAATTGTGCACAGCCAGATCATGAATTTAGTAGGAAATGGAACTCCCAAAGCTTCTCTAATATTTCCCAACCTGATTTACACACTGCTGGTCCAACAAGCACTCAAGCAACAGAAACCCACAATTCCAGTCAAAACACTCTCAATAACCATCAAACTAAGGAAGGGAACACACCAAAATGACTTGACAACTACCACTCCAAAGGAAGATCCAACAGATAAAACCATCCTCATGAAATACTTCTAG